The window CCATCGGCGCAGTTGGTGATCTTGAGTTGGCGTTCGATCGTCGGGCAGTCGACGACTCGGACGGCCGTGGTGGACTCGCTGTCCGGGAACTTGACCTCGACTTCCCGGAACGTCGCGACCGACTGAGCCGGGTCGTGCCGCCGCAAGTTGTCGACCACCTTGTCGATCCCCGCGGGAGTGCCGATCACGGTCGCGTGGGACGGGACGGACGGCCCCCCATGCTCCCGGGGCACGTCGAACGTGACGGACAGAGACATGAGAACCGACTGCAGGGCGATCGCGCCCGCGAGCACGACCGCGACACCGCCGACGACCCTGGCCGACGTCCCGCTGTCGAGTTGCAGCCTGCGGATCGCCAGCTGCCACGAAGACGGACCGCCGCGCAACCCCGCCACCGTGCGCTCGACGACCCACGGCAACAGCAGCGGCACACCGATGAGGACAAGTGTGGCGCCGGTGGCGATGACGTAGGACCAGAGTTGGCTGTTGGCGCTGAGGCCATCGGCCGCCAGCAGGAGCGCGACCCCGGCACCGACTGTGGCGAACCGCCACACCATCCGGCGCCGGACCGGCTTGCTGAACCGCACCACGCCCAGCGGCTCGATGATCGTGCGGCGCAAGGCGAACTGCGCGGTGAGCACAGCTAGGACCGGGATCGCCAGCACGACCAGGACGACCATCCACCACACGGGAATCATGTCCGCCGGGTACACGCTGACATCCATCAGGCGAACGCCATCGGCCAGCTGACGGCCGACCAGGAACAGTCCCGCGCCGACCACCAACCCGGCCACGGCGCTCACCAGGCTCTCGGCGGCGGCGATGCGCCGGACTTGGGCACTGTCGGCTCCCACCAGCCGCAACGCGGAAAGCCTTCGATCCCGTTCCGCGCCCGCGATCCTGGTGCTGGACGCCACAAAGATGAACACCGGAACGAGCAGCGCCACGGATCCCAAGAGCAGCAAGAGAAGCAGGCCCGGGTCGAGCGGGACACCCCCCAGGCCAACGCCGAAGCCGTACACCTCTCGGCCGTTGCCGACGATCTCCGGTCCGACCCCGACATAGGCGCGGGCGTCACCGGGATCGGCCACCGCGGACGCGTCGATCAATCCCGCCGTGTGGTACGGAAGTCGCTCGCGCAGCAACTCGGATCCAGGCGCCGACAACAGGTCGGCCAGTCCGGGCGTCACGTACATCTCGCCCGCGAGGGGCACCGACGGCAGGCCAGGCGGCACCGGCGAAGTGGGACCGCTCGGCCACACGTAGCTGATCTCGATGAACCGGTCACGGAATTCGGTGCCGCTGTGGGCGTGGACCAGCGGGTCGACGCCGTCGATCTTGGGGAATTCGCGGGCCTGGGCCGCTTCCACCCGCTCGTAGCGGGCGTCGATCATCGGGCCGACCGAGGATGCCAGGAGCAGGACCGCGACGGCGATCCCGATGCCGACCGTGCTCAGGACCAGCCTGGCCACCGAGGTCCGGCCGCCCCCGACGGCCAGCCGGACCCCGATGACCAGGTCGTTGAACCAGGCCTTCACTGCACCATCTCCACCTGGCGGGCGCGGCCGTCGCGGACGATGACCTCACGGTCGGAGTACGCGGCGACGCGCGGCTCGTGGGTGACGAGGACGATCGCCGCGCCGGTCTCCTTGGCCGTGTCGATGAGCAGGCGCATGACCTGCTCGCCGTTGAGCGAGTCCAGGGCGCCGGTCGGCTCGTCGGCGAAGATCACCTTCGGGCCGGTCACGAGCGCCCTGGCGACAGCGACCCGCTGCCCCTGGCCGCCGGAGACCTCACCCGGACGCTTGTCCGCCGTGCCGTCGACCTCCAGGCGCGCCAACCATTCCCGGGCGGACTCCTCGGCCTTGGCGCGGGCCAGGCCGCCGAGACGCAGCGGGAGGGCGACGTTCTCCAGGCAGGTCAACTCGGGGACGAGCTGGCCGAACTGGAACACGAAGCCGAACTCGGTGCGGCGCAACGCACTGCGGTCCTTGTCGGACATCGCCGACAACGTCTGTCCGTTGTAGACAACCGTGCCGGACTCGGGCGCGACGATCCCCGCCATGCAGTGCAACAGGGTCGACTTGCCCGAGCCGGACGGGCCCATGACCGCGACGATCTCCCCCGCGCCGACAGTCATCGACGCGCCGTCGAGCGCCGCGGTCTGGCTGTAGGTCTTGCGGAGATCGGTGCCGACCAGGACCGGCTCGGTCACGAGGCCACCTGCTTGCCGAGGTCGGCGAGCCTGGCCGTGGTCAGCTCCAGCCAGCGCAGGTCCGCCTCGAGGTGGAACAGCGCGTGGTCGCAGATGAGCTGGTCGGCCAGGTCGCCGCGCTGCTTGCGCACGGTCAGCTCGCGCATCGCCCGCAGGTGCGCGACGCGCTGGGCGTCGAGCACGTCGGCGGCGTTGCGGCCGGACATGAGAGCCAGGATCACCTTGGTGTAGAGCGCACTCTGCAGGTAGATCTCCGGCTTCTCCGGCGTCACGAGCCACTCCGCGACATCGGTAACGCCCGCGTCCGTGATCGCGTACCGCTTGCGTTCCGGACCGCCCCCAGGTTCGACACCGCTCTCCTCCACCAGTCCGTTGCGCAGCAGCCGCGAGAGCGTCGAGTAGACCTGCCCGTATGCCAGCGGGCGGTCGGCGCCGAAGTGCTCGTCGTAGGTGCGCTTCAGGTCATATCCATGCCTGGGTCCTGTTTCCAGGAGTCCGAGCAAGGCGTGTCCGATTGACATGACCCGAACTGTACCGCATGTGTATACACACTGCGAATAGAGGACTGACCTGCGGAGATCAGCAGGCGCAGAGGCAGAACGGGTGCCCGGCGGGGTCGGCGTAGACGCGGAACGTCTTCTGCTCGTCGAGCAGCTTGGCACCGATCTCGACCGCCCGCTCGTGCGCGGCGGGCAGGTCCTCGACCTTGAGGTCGAGGTGGAACTGCTGCGGCCGCTCGCCCTCCGGCCACGTCGGCGCCTCGTAGTTCGCCACCGCCTGGAACTCGATCAGCGTGCCGCCGTTGCCGATCGTCGACCAGGAGTTGTCGGCGGCGGCGTCGGGCTCGGGCCAGTCGAGCAGGCGGGCATAGAACTTCGAGAGCTCCAGCGGGTCGGGACAGTCGAGGACGACCGAGCCGAGTGTGGGTACAGACATGATTTCCTCCCAGATGCGTAACCGGTGATATGAGCATGCCGGTTAGGCGCGGACCCGTCAACCGGTAAAGGGCCTACAGTGGTTTTGTGAGTTCTACCCACGACGTGGAGTTGGTCCTCGACTTCCTGAACACCCTTGACGTCGAAGAGAACGCCGACCTGCTCGACGACGACCTGAAATGGCACGCCTGGCTGGCCTCGCGCGGTCTGACCGCGGGCGACCCCGCGCAGGTTCGCGCTGTCCGCGATGGGTTGCGGGGGCTGATCGGCGGTGCGCCGGCGGCGGCTCCGCCTGATGCGGAGGTGCGGGTGTCGGTGGTCGGGGGCGTGCCGAGGGTGTCGGCTGCGGACGTTGCCGGGGCGGTTTTGGCGGCGGCTAGTCGGCTGGCGGTGCTTGGGGAGTGGGAGCGGGTGAAGATCTGTCCGGCTGATGAGTGCCAGTGGGCATTCTTCGACCGGTCGCGGAATCGGTCTCGGACTTGGTGCTCGATGCAGGTTTGTGGGAATCGGGAGAAGGCTCGAGCGTGGCGGGAACGTTCGAAGCTTGGTTGATCCCTCGGGGGCGTCTCCCTCTGGCTTGATTGTTTAACTCTCGATCGGCGGTATCAAGGGCGGCCGTAGACGGCCGTCGCTGCGCGATCGGCAAGCCGACCCTTGATACCGCCGATCGAGAGTTAAAGGCGGCCAGGACGAGGGAGCAGGGGGAAGTGCAGGGATTAAGAGCATCGCTTGGGTGCTCTCGTCCGGGGTGGGGCTGTGGGGATTCGGTTGGGCTGGCCCGATCAGTTCGGGGATTGGGTTCGTGGGTGGTGGGGCGGGGCGGTGTGGGGCGGCGGAGTGGTCTTTAGGTGATTAGTTGGGCGATTGTGTAGATCGCCAGGCCTGCCAGGGCACCTACCACCGTGCCGTTGATGCGGATGAACTGCAGGTCGCGGCCTACCTGAAGTTCTACCTTGCGGGCCGTCTCGTCGGCGTCCCAGCGTTGCACGGTGTCGGTGATCAGGGTGGTGATCTCGTCGCGGTAGTTGAGGACGATATAGGCGGCGGCGCCCTCGACCCAGCCGTCGGCCTTGGTGCGCAGGGACTCGTCGTTCATCAGGCGGGTGCCGAGGGTCATCAGGCCCGCGCGGACGCGGGTGCGCAGTTCGCTCGACGGGTCCTCGGCGGCGTCGAGGAGCATCTTCTTGGCGGTGGTCCAGGCCGAGCCGATGAGGGTCTGCACGTCCGGGTGTTCGAGGACCTGGTGCTTCACCTGCTCCGCGCGTTCCATCACGCGGGGGTCGGTCTGCATGTCGCCCGCGAACTCGGTGAGGAACTTGTCCAGGGCGAGCCGCATGGGGTGGTTGACGTCGGTTTTGACGTTCCACGCGAAGGACAGGACCTCGCCGTAGACCTTGTCGGCCACCAGGGCGTCGACGAACTTCGGCGACCACGTCGGCGCGCGGCCCGAGACGACGCCCAGGACCTGGGCGTGGTTGGCCTTGACCCAGTCGTAGGCCTGGTCGCACATGAGGTCCACCAG is drawn from Actinokineospora alba and contains these coding sequences:
- a CDS encoding DUF445 domain-containing protein; translation: MKGVALGFLLGATAIFIGLTLWPDAPPWVGYVKAAAEAGMIGALADWFAVTALFRRPMGLPIPHTAIIPNKKDVLGDSLGDFVGTNFLSEQVVRERLRRVGVANSLGGWLAQRDNAERVTSELSTVVRGAVTVLRDEDVQAVMEQAVVNRIVGTPWGPPMGKLLERVIGDGAHHKLVDLMCDQAYDWVKANHAQVLGVVSGRAPTWSPKFVDALVADKVYGEVLSFAWNVKTDVNHPMRLALDKFLTEFAGDMQTDPRVMERAEQVKHQVLEHPDVQTLIGSAWTTAKKMLLDAAEDPSSELRTRVRAGLMTLGTRLMNDESLRTKADGWVEGAAAYIVLNYRDEITTLITDTVQRWDADETARKVELQVGRDLQFIRINGTVVGALAGLAIYTIAQLIT
- a CDS encoding CGNR zinc finger domain-containing protein, whose amino-acid sequence is MSSTHDVELVLDFLNTLDVEENADLLDDDLKWHAWLASRGLTAGDPAQVRAVRDGLRGLIGGAPAAAPPDAEVRVSVVGGVPRVSAADVAGAVLAAASRLAVLGEWERVKICPADECQWAFFDRSRNRSRTWCSMQVCGNREKARAWRERSKLG
- a CDS encoding ABC transporter ATP-binding protein, coding for MTEPVLVGTDLRKTYSQTAALDGASMTVGAGEIVAVMGPSGSGKSTLLHCMAGIVAPESGTVVYNGQTLSAMSDKDRSALRRTEFGFVFQFGQLVPELTCLENVALPLRLGGLARAKAEESAREWLARLEVDGTADKRPGEVSGGQGQRVAVARALVTGPKVIFADEPTGALDSLNGEQVMRLLIDTAKETGAAIVLVTHEPRVAAYSDREVIVRDGRARQVEMVQ
- a CDS encoding PadR family transcriptional regulator; translation: MSIGHALLGLLETGPRHGYDLKRTYDEHFGADRPLAYGQVYSTLSRLLRNGLVEESGVEPGGGPERKRYAITDAGVTDVAEWLVTPEKPEIYLQSALYTKVILALMSGRNAADVLDAQRVAHLRAMRELTVRKQRGDLADQLICDHALFHLEADLRWLELTTARLADLGKQVAS
- a CDS encoding FtsX-like permease family protein, whose amino-acid sequence is MKAWFNDLVIGVRLAVGGGRTSVARLVLSTVGIGIAVAVLLLASSVGPMIDARYERVEAAQAREFPKIDGVDPLVHAHSGTEFRDRFIEISYVWPSGPTSPVPPGLPSVPLAGEMYVTPGLADLLSAPGSELLRERLPYHTAGLIDASAVADPGDARAYVGVGPEIVGNGREVYGFGVGLGGVPLDPGLLLLLLLGSVALLVPVFIFVASSTRIAGAERDRRLSALRLVGADSAQVRRIAAAESLVSAVAGLVVGAGLFLVGRQLADGVRLMDVSVYPADMIPVWWMVVLVVLAIPVLAVLTAQFALRRTIIEPLGVVRFSKPVRRRMVWRFATVGAGVALLLAADGLSANSQLWSYVIATGATLVLIGVPLLLPWVVERTVAGLRGGPSSWQLAIRRLQLDSGTSARVVGGVAVVLAGAIALQSVLMSLSVTFDVPREHGGPSVPSHATVIGTPAGIDKVVDNLRRHDPAQSVATFREVEVKFPDSESTTAVRVVDCPTIERQLKITNCADGQVFVHPGADRPDDGMTPGRVLSTVYHDQSGALKVYGTWTVPPTRRVLEYWPSTLSWALITTPASGPAAPPVGSTSGIGVDTSSPESMERLRTAVALARWEVGMSSYTSTRYEDPNQQMFVTARRGLLIGSLFTLLLAGTSLLVLALEHIRERRRPLAILAASGVPTGALARSLLWQIAVPIGLGMVLAVAIGVVLAALVMRLAGSSTLIVDWAGVATMSLAAAVLGLLVSLLTLPFLRGATRLSSMRTE
- a CDS encoding VOC family protein, with translation MMSVPTLGSVVLDCPDPLELSKFYARLLDWPEPDAAADNSWSTIGNGGTLIEFQAVANYEAPTWPEGERPQQFHLDLKVEDLPAAHERAVEIGAKLLDEQKTFRVYADPAGHPFCLCAC